In Papaver somniferum cultivar HN1 chromosome 1, ASM357369v1, whole genome shotgun sequence, a genomic segment contains:
- the LOC113345891 gene encoding extensin-2-like: MARVSVSLVSALAFFFVVKVALAEYEPYTSKETSYEKPIVEATVNVYHPKPTYVIPKVYPSPAYVVPKVYPSPAYVAPKYAGPKVYPSPAYAAPKVYPSPAYHSPKYVAPKVYPSPAYVSPKYASPKVYPSPVYVAPKVYPSPAYHSPKYVAPKVYPSPAYVSPKYASPKVYPSPAYVAPKVYPSPAYVAPKYVYASPPLPAYVAPKVYPSPAYVAPKVYPSPAYVAPKVYPSPAYVAPKYVYASPPPPAYVAPKLYPSPAYVVPKVYPSPAYVVPKYVYSSPSPPAYVAPKYVYPSPPPSAYVAPKAYPSPVYVTPKVYPSPAYVTPKYVYASPPPPAYVSPKYVAPRVYPPSAYVTPKVYPSPAYVAPKYVAPKVYPSPAYVAPKYMYSSPPPPPSYVTPKYVSPKVYPSPAYVAHKVYPSPAYVVPKVYPSPAYVVPKINPSPAYAAPKIYPSPAYVVSKIYPSPAYVAPKYVYPSPPSPAYVAPKYAYPSPPPPATYY; encoded by the coding sequence ATGGCACGGGTAtcggtttctctagtttctgctTTAGCCTTCTTTTTTGTAGTCAAGGTTGCATTGGCTGAGTACGAGCCATATACTTCCAAAGAAACTTCCTACGAGAAACCAATTGTGGAAGCTACTGTCAATGTATATCATCCTAAACCAACTTACGTCATCCCAAAGGTCTACCCATCACCAGCTTACGTCGTTCCCAAAGTTTATCCATCGCCAGCTTACGTAGCTCCCAAATATGCTGGTCCTAAAGTCTACCCATCACCAGCTTACGCTGCTCCCAAAGTCTACCCATCACCAGCTTACCACTCTCCTAAATATGTCGCTCCCAAAGTTTATCCATCACCAGCTTACGTCTCTCCCAAATATGCCTCTCCCAAAGTTTACCCATCACCAGTTTACGTCGCTCCCAAAGTCTACCCATCACCAGCTTACCATTCTCCTAAATATGTCGCTCCCAAAGTTTATCCATCACCAGCTTACGTCTCTCCCAAATATGCCTCTCCCAAAGTTTACCCATCACCAGCTTACGTCGCTCCCAAAGTGTACCCATCACCAGCTTACGTAGCTCCTAAATATGTGTACGCATCACCACCACTACCAGCTTACGTCGCTCCCAAAGTTTACCCATCACCAGCTTACGTCGCTCCCAAAGTGTACCCATCACCAGCTTACGTCGCTCCCAAAGTGTACCCATCTCCAGCTTACGTAGCTCCTAAATATGTGTACGCATCACCACCGCCACCAGCTTATGTCGCTCCCAAATTATATCCATCACCAGCTTATGTCGTTCCTAAAGTGTACCCATCTCCAGCTTACGTAGTTCCCAAATATGTGTActcatcaccatcaccaccagcatATGTAGCTCCTAAATATGTGTACCCATCACCACCGCCATCAGCTTACGTCGCTCCTAAGGCCTATCCATCACCAGTTTACGTCACTCCCAAAGTATACCCATCACCGGCTTATGTAACCCCCAAATATGTGTacgcatcaccaccaccaccagcttatGTTTCCCCTAAATACGTCGCTCCTAGAGTCTACCCACCATCAGCCTACGTCACTCCCAAAGTCTACCCTTCACCAGCTTATGTCGCCCCAAAATATGTCGCTCCCAAAGTCTACCCATCACCAGCTTATGTAGCCCCTAAATACATGtattcatcaccaccaccaccaccatcttatGTTACTCCCAAGTACGTCTCTCCCAAAGTCTACCCATCACCAGCTTATGTCGCTCATAAAGTCTACCCATCCCCAGCTTACGTTGTTCCTAAAGTCTACCCATCACCAGCTTACGTCGTTCCCAAAATCAACCCGTCACCAGCTTACGCCGCTCCTAAAATCTACCCATCACCAGCCTATGTCGTTTCCAAAATCTACCCATCACCTGCATACGTCGCTCCAAAATACGTatatccatcaccaccatcaccgGCTTACGTCGCTCCCAAATATGCCtatccatctccaccaccaccagcaacctACTACTAA